The following proteins come from a genomic window of Oncorhynchus mykiss isolate Arlee chromosome 19, USDA_OmykA_1.1, whole genome shotgun sequence:
- the rhd gene encoding Rh blood group, D antigen (The RefSeq protein has 2 substitutions compared to this genomic sequence), translated as MAPQYAQSLRFRLPPLLFFLQTGFIVVFIVYVDIEQNVQTKQHAFNNYYSEFQDVHVMVILGFGFLATFLVRYSFSGAGFTLLVVAMAVQWAVILNGVESMYHRGNILINMRSLVVAEMCTASSLIAIGAVLGKTNPVHLLLIALLEISGFVLNGWLLQTFVKVQFLNTIMLLHIFGAFFGLMLSWVLYRQGSEQQHEKEKIDRKTGLFSVMGTLFLWMFWPSFNSVLVEVDHLDRGRSLRAVYSTYLALAVSAVTAAGFSVLTSPQGKLNLFHIQRCTLAGGVAIGVAMSAVHLPWVAMAIGFAAALISTLGSRYIKVRINKFLNCPWAFTISYYCFFYLSAHHAVCI; from the exons ATGGCTCCCCAATACGCACAGAGTCTTCGCTTTCGTCTGCCGCCTCTGCTCTTTTTCCTGCAGACGGGATTCATCGTAGTATTTATTGTTTATGTTGACATTGAACAAAATGTACAAACTAAACAACATGCATTCAACAACTATTACTCAG AATTTCAGGATGTTCATGTGATGGTGATTCTGGGTTTTGGCTTTCTGGCCACATTCCTGGTGCGGTACAGCTTCAGTGGAGCAGGATTTACCCTCCTAGTGGTAGCCATGGCTGTCCAGTGGGCAGTTATCCTGAACGGTGTTGAGTCTATGTATCACAGAGGAAATATCTTGATAAATATGAGAAG CTTGGTTGTTGCAGAGATGTGCACAGCTTCCTCCCTCATTGCCATAGGTGCTGTCCTTGGGAAGACCAATCCTGTCCATCTCCTTCTTATTGCCCTGTTGGAGATATCTGGATTTGTGCTGAATGGCTGGCTACTCCAGACATTCGTAAAG GTGCAGTTTCTGAATACCATCATGCTGCTCCACATCTTTGGGGCCTTCTTTGGGCTGATGTTATCATGGGTCCTGTACAGACAGGGATCCGAGCAACAGCATGAGAAAGAGAAAATTGACCGCAAGACCGGTCTGTTCTCTGTAATGG GGACTCTGTTCCTGTGGATGTTCTGGCCCAGTTTTAACTCTGTGCTGGTAGAGGTGGATCATCTTGACAGGGGGAGGAGCCTGAGAGCTGTCTACAGCACCTACCTGGCCCTGGCAGTCAGTGCAGTCACAGCTGCTGGTTTCTCTGTCCTCACTAGTCCCCAAGGGAAACTCAACCTG TTTCATATTCAGAGATGTACTCTTGCTGGTGGTGTTGCTATTGGGGTTGCTATGTCAGCCGTTCATTTGCCGTGGGTAGCTACGGCGATTGGATTTGCTGCTGCACTGATATCAACCTTGGGATCCCGATACATTAAGGTACGTATGAACAAATTCCTGAATTGCCCATGGGCTTTCACTATCTCATATTACTGCTTTTTTTATCTTTCAGCCCATCATGCTGTTTGCATTTGA
- the LOC110498006 gene encoding macoilin-2, which produces MKRRNADCSKLRRPLKRNRITEGIYGSTFLYLKFLVVWALVLLADFVLEFRFEYLWPFWLFIRSVYDSFRYQGLAFSVFFVCVAFTSDTICLLFIPVQWLFFAASTYVWVQYVWHTERGVCLPTVSLWILFVYIEAAIRFKDLKNFFHVDLCRPFASHCIGYPVVTLGFGFNSYVSYKMRLRRQEVVQKENEFYMQLLLQALPPEQQMLQRQEREAEEAALAKGISEIDSIPVSQNGAPASKKMAAMLAELEYRDKGKEGREAKKQHNSIQPSSVDSKLQEMEYMENHMNNKRLTTELVGSTENLLLKEENSSSSKNYKNSSRNVAVNSLPCRHCATNGSVLSAPSSFSWGKKQKCAVGKGPAVGSHRDPTDNCIPNNQLSKPEAIVRLEQDVKKLKADLQASRQVEQDLRSQIGSLGSAERSIRSELGQLRQENELLQNKLHNTIQAKQKDKQTMGQLEKRLKVEQEGHANAEKQLADEKKRKKLEDATAARTVALAAASRGECTDTMRRRVTELETECKKLTMDIKLKEDQLRELEMTVQELQKYKENEKDTEVLMSALSAMQEKTQHLENSLSAETRIKLDLFSALGDAKRQLEIAQGQILQKDQEIKDLKQKIAEVMAVMPSISYTSDSSNMTPMAPHYSSKFMDTSPSGLDPNASIYQPLKK; this is translated from the exons atgaagcgGCGCAATGCGGACTGCAGCAAACTCCGACGGCCGTTAAAACGGAACCGAATCACCGAGGGCATATACGGCAG taCCTTCCTGTACCTGAAGTTCCTTGTGGTGTGGGCTCTGGTGCTGTTGGCAGACTTTGTGCTCGAGTTCAGATTTGAGTACCTGTGGCCTTTCTGGCTCTTCATCAGAAGTGTGTACGACTCCTTCAGATACCAGGGGCTG GCATTCTCAgtgttctttgtgtgtgtggcGTTTACCTCTGACACCATATGCCTGCTCTTCATCCCAGTACAATGGCTGTTCTTCGCTGCCAGTACCTATGTGTGGGTGCAGTACGTGTGGCACACAG AGAGGGGGGTCTGTCTCCCCACAGTGTCCCTTTGGATACTCTTTGTGTACATAGAGGCAGCCATCAGATTCAAAGACCTGAAGAACTTCTTCCATGTCGACTTGTGTCGCCCATTCGCTTCACATTG CATTGGCTACCCAGTGGTGACGCTGGGCTTTGGATTCAACAGCTACGTCAGCTATAAGATGCGCTTAAGAAGGCAGGAGGTGGTGCAGAAGGAGAACGAGTTTTACATGCAGCTCTTGCTGCAGGCCCTGCCACCAGAGCAACAGATGCTCCAGAGACAGGAAAGGGAGGCAGAGGAAG CTGCATTAGCTAAAGGGATATCTGAGATAGACTCCATCCCAGTCTCACAGAATGGCGCCCCCGCCAGTAAAAAAATGGCAGCTATGCTGGCGGAGCTGGAGTACAGAGATAAAGGGAAAGAGGGCCGCGAGGCCAAAAAGCAACACAACAGCATCCAGCCGTCATCGGTAGACTCTAAACTCCAGGAGATGGAGTACATGGAGAACCATATGAACAATAAGAGACTCACCACAGAGCTGGTGGGCAGCACAGAGAACCTGCTGCTGAAGGAGGAGAACTCCTCATCCTCGAAAAACTACAAGAACTCCAGCAGAAACGTGGCAGTCAACTCCTTGCCCTGCAGACACTGCGCCACCAACGGCAGTGTCCTATCAGCCCCTTCCTCCTTTTCCTGGGGGAAGAAGCAGAAGTGTGCAGTGGGGAAGGGTCCAGCAGTAGGCTCTCACAGGGATCCAACAGACAACTGCATCCCTAACAATCAGCTAAGCAAGCCTGAGGCGATTGTACG GCTGGAGCAGGATGTGAAGAAGCTGAAGGCAGACCTTCAGGCCAGCAGACAGGTGGAGCAGGACCTGCGCAGTCAGATCGGCTCCCTTGGCAGCGCTGAGCGCTCCATCCGCTCTGAACTGGGCCAGCTGCGCCAGGAGAACGAGCTGCTGCAGAACAA aCTCCATAACACCATCCAGGCCAAGCAGAAGGACAAGCAGACCATGGGCCAGCTGGAAAAGAGGCTGAAAGTTGAGCAGGAGGGCCACGCCAACGCAGAGAAACAACTTGCAGATGAGAAGAAACGCAAGAAGCTGGAGGATGCCACCGCAGCCAGAACCGTCGCACTAGCAGCCGCATCCAG GGGGGAGTGCACAGATACAATGAGGAGGCGGGTCACGGAGCTGGAGACGGAGTGTAAGAAACTAACCATGGACATCAAGCTCAAAGAAGACcagctcagagagctggagatgACCGTGCAG gagctCCAGAAGTACAAGGAGAATGAGAAGGACACAGAAGTGCTGATGTCAGCGCTGTCGGCCATGCAGGAAAAGACCCAGCACCTGGAGAACAGCCTGTCTGCAGAGACCCGCATCAAACTGGACCTGTTCTCAGCACTGGGTGATGCCAAGAGACAGCTGGAGATCGCACAAG GTCAGATCCTGCAGAAGGACCAGGAGATCAAGGACCTGAAGCAGAAGATAGCTGAGGTGATGGCTGTCATGCCCAGCATCTCCTACACATCTGACAGCAGCAACATGACTCCCATGGCCCCCCACTACTCCTCCAAGTTCATGGACACAAGTCCCTCTGGCTTGGACCCAAATGCCTCCATCTACCAGCCACTCAAAAAGTGA
- the rhd gene encoding rh blood group, D antigen isoform X1, with amino-acid sequence MAPQYAQSLRFRLPPLLFFLQTGFIVVFIVYVDIEQNVQTKQHAFNNYYSEFQDVHVMVILGFGFLATFLVRYSFSGAGFTLLVVAMAVQWAVILNGVESMYHRGNILINMRSLVVAEMCTASSLIAIGAVLGKTNPVHLLLIALLEISGFVLNGWLLQTFVKVQFLNTIMLLHIFGAFFGLMLSWVLYRQGSEQQHEKEKIDRKTGLFSVMGTLFLWMFWPSFNSVLVEVDHLDRGRSLRAVYSTYLALAVSAVTAAGFSVLTSPQGKLNLFHIQRCTLAGGVAIGVAMSAVHLPWVATAIGFAAALISTLGSRYIKPIMLFAFECHDTCGVLSVHGLPGILGWMVQLLLQIADSDDLTTAVRFAVFHICTLLITLSLSMSLGLITGFLLKCHFWRPPQNKKCFDDQAFWEFPHQAGKR; translated from the exons ATGGCTCCCCAATACGCACAGAGTCTTCGCTTTCGTCTGCCGCCTCTGCTCTTTTTCCTGCAGACGGGATTCATCGTAGTATTTATTGTTTATGTTGACATTGAACAAAATGTACAAACTAAACAACATGCATTCAACAACTATTACTCAG AATTTCAGGATGTTCATGTGATGGTGATTCTGGGTTTTGGCTTTCTGGCCACATTCCTGGTGCGGTACAGCTTCAGTGGAGCAGGATTTACCCTCCTAGTGGTAGCCATGGCTGTCCAGTGGGCAGTTATCCTGAACGGTGTTGAGTCTATGTATCACAGAGGAAATATCTTGATAAATATGAGAAG CTTGGTTGTTGCAGAGATGTGCACAGCTTCCTCCCTCATTGCCATAGGTGCTGTCCTTGGGAAGACCAATCCTGTCCATCTCCTTCTTATTGCCCTGTTGGAGATATCTGGATTTGTGCTGAATGGCTGGCTACTCCAGACATTCGTAAAG GTGCAGTTTCTGAATACCATCATGCTGCTCCACATCTTTGGGGCCTTCTTTGGGCTGATGTTATCATGGGTCCTGTACAGACAGGGATCCGAGCAACAGCATGAGAAAGAGAAAATTGACCGCAAGACCGGTCTGTTCTCTGTAATGG GGACTCTGTTCCTGTGGATGTTCTGGCCCAGTTTTAACTCTGTGCTGGTAGAGGTGGATCATCTTGACAGGGGGAGGAGCCTGAGAGCTGTCTACAGCACCTACCTGGCCCTGGCAGTCAGTGCAGTCACAGCTGCTGGTTTCTCTGTCCTCACTAGTCCCCAAGGGAAACTCAACCTG TTTCATATTCAGAGATGTACTCTTGCTGGTGGTGTTGCTATTGGGGTTGCTATGTCAGCCGTTCATTTGCCGTGGGTAGCTACGGCGATTGGATTTGCTGCTGCACTGATATCAACCTTGGGATCCCGATACATTAAG CCCATCATGCTGTTTGCATTTGAGTGTCATGACACCTGCGGAGTCCTTAGTGTCCATGGTCTGCCTGGAATCCTGGGGTGGATGGTTCAACTTCTCCTACAGATCGCTGACTCTGATGATCTCACAAC GGCCGTCCGATTTGCTGTGTTCCACATTTGCACGCTCCTCATCACCCTGAGCCTGAGCATGAGTCTGGGACTCATCACAG GTTTTCTTCTGAAATGTCATTTCTGGAGGCCACCCCAGAACAAGAAATGCTTTGATGACCAGGCCTTCTGGGAG TTTCCCCACCAAgcagggaaaaggtga